In the Ipomoea triloba cultivar NCNSP0323 chromosome 6, ASM357664v1 genome, one interval contains:
- the LOC116022631 gene encoding glutamyl-tRNA reductase 1, chloroplastic-like, whose product MAVLNAFTGAKLESLPLRNAGASTSAPIAVFCNSGRGRMALVHKGSLNFAVRCESATSDVVAPTESTPDSANVALASSLSALQQLKTSAADRYTKERSSIVVIGLSIHTTPVEIREKLAIPEAEWSRAIGELCNLNHIEEAAVLSTCNRMEIYVVALSLHRGVKEVTEWMSKISGVPVSEICKHRFLLYNKDATQHLFEVSAGLDSLVLGEGQILAQVKQVVKVGQGVSGFGRNISGLFKHAITVGKRVRTETNIAAGAVSVSSAAVELALMKLPEASHASARMLVIGAGKMGMLVIKHLAAKGCTRMVVVNRSEDRVAAIQDEMKDAEIIYKPMSEMLNCAAEADVIFTSTASETALFLRENVIDLPPVSPSVGGLRLFVDISVPRNVGACVDALDTARVYNVDDLKEVVAANKEDRLRKAMEAQAIISEESSQFEAWRDSLETVPTIKKLRAYAERIRVAELEKCMSKMGDDITKKARKAVDDLSRGIVNKILHGPMQHLRCDGSDTRTLSETLENMHALNRMFSLETEISVLEQKIRAKVEQSQN is encoded by the exons ATGGCTGTGTTGAACGCGTTTACGGGAGCCAAGCTCGAGTCTTTGCCGCTTCGCAATGCCGGCGCGTCCACTTCCGCGCCCATTGCTGTGTTCTGCAATTCGGGTCGAGGTAGAATGGCTTTAGTCCATAAGGGTTCGCTCAATTTCGCCGTCAGATGTGAATCGGCGACGTCGGACGTTGTGGCTCCGACTGAATCCACGCCCGACTCTGCCAATGTGGCTTTGGCTTCCAGCCTTTCTGCTCTTCAACAGCTCAAGACATCAGCTGCTGACA GATATACAAAAGAAAGGAGTAGTATCGTTGTTATAGGGCTCAGTATCCACACTACACCAGTAGAAATTCGCGAGAAGCTTGCTATCCCTGAAGCGGAGTGGTCTAGAGCGATCGGGGAACTCTGCAATTTGAACCACATTGAAGAGGCTGCTGTTCTTAGTACCTGTAACAGGATGGAGATATATGTTGTAGCGCTTTCTCTGCATCGTGGCGTTAAAGAAGTCACTGAATGGATGTCAAAG ATCAGTGGAGTTCCTGTTTCAGAGATTTGCAAGCACCGGTTTTTGCTGTATAACAAAGATGCAACGCAGCACCTATTCGAGGTATCAGCGGGGCTGGACTCGTTGGTTTTGGGAGAAGGCCAAATCCTTGCACAGGTGAAGCAAGTGGTGAAGGTTGGGCAAGGGGTGAGTGGTTTTGGAAGGAACATTAGTGGACTGTTCAAACACGCGATCACTGTGGGGAAGAGGGTTAGAACTGAAACGAACATTGCAGCTGGGGCGGTTTCTGTTAGTTCTGCTGCTGTTGAACTGGCGTTAATGAAGCTCCCCGAGGCCTCCCATGCTAGCGCTAGGATGTTGGTGATTGGGGCGGGCAAGATGGGGATGCTCGTGATCAAGCACTTGGCGGCAAAGGGTTGTACGAGGATGGTGGTTGTAAATAGAAGCGAGGATAGAGTTGCTGCGATTCAGGACGAGATGAAAGATGCCGAGATAATCTACAAGCCCATGTCTGAGATGCTAAACTGTGCTGCAGAAGCAGATGTGATCTTTACAAGCACTGCTTCAGAAACCGCCTTGTTTCTACGAGAGAACGTGATTGACCTTCCGCCTGTATCCCCTAGCGTCGGGGGACTAAGGCTCTTCGTGGACATCTCGGTCCCTAGGAACGTGGGTGCCTGTGTCGACGCTCTCGACACTGCACGAGTCTACAACGTCGATGACCTTAAGGAGGTCGTTGCTGCAAACAAGGAGGACCGCCTTCGCAAAGCCATGGAAGCGCAGGCAATTATCTCTGAGGAGTCCAGCCAATTCGAGGCCTGGAGGGATTCCCTGGAAACAGTCCCAACCATCAAGAAACTGAGAGCCTATGCAGAACGAATCCGAGTTGCAGAGCTCGAGAAATGCATGTCGAAAATGGGCGACGACATTACAAAGAAGGCGAGGAAAGCAGTGGATGATCTCAGCAGAGGGATAGTAAACAAGATCCTCCATGGTCCTATGCAGCATTTAAGGTGCGATGGGAGCGACACCCGGACTCTAAGCGAAACCCTCGAAAACATGCATGCCCTTAACAGGATGTTCAGCCTGGAAACTGAGATATCAGTTCTGGAACAGAAGATTAGAGCTAAAGTGGAACAATCACAGAATTGA